The following are encoded together in the Malaya genurostris strain Urasoe2022 chromosome 3, Malgen_1.1, whole genome shotgun sequence genome:
- the LOC131435704 gene encoding protein lethal(2)essential for life-like: MSLIPVLFREWLDNVVDVPARPSRILEKYFGQDIFPSDLMLAIDHVPNNRRGLKRPRSSLFDSQEDHAVVKRTKDGFQVNVDVHQFHPEEISVKMANDYITVEGKHEEKQDEHGYVSRHFIRKYRLPDGHDSDKVVSSLSSDGVLTIKAPKLALPEPEAAEERTIPIVRTGKAIKENGSESLNENEKQ; the protein is encoded by the coding sequence ATGTCTCTAATTCCGGTTTTGTTCCGCGAGTGGTTGGACAATGTTGTGGATGTTCCTGCCAGACCATCTCGTATACTGGAGAAATACTTCGGTCAGGATATTTTCCCGAGTGACCTAATGTTGGCCATAGATCATGTTCCAAATAATCGTCGAGGACTTAAACGCCCGCGATCTTCGCTTTTTGACTCGCAAGAAGATCATGCGGTAGTGAAGCGCACCAAAGATGGATTCCAGGTGAATGTCGATGTTCATCAGTTCCATCCGGAGGAAATATCTGTAAAAATGGCGAATGATTACATTACGGTGGAAGGCAAACATGAAGAAAAACAGGACGAGCATGGGTATGTGTCGCGGCACTTCATTCGAAAATATCGACTCCCCGATGGACATGACTCAGACAAGGTGGTTTCGTCGCTCTCTTCCGACGGTGTGTTAACAATTAAAGCCCCCAAACTTGCACTGCCCGAGCCAGAAGCAGCTGAAGAAAGAACGATTCCGATTGTGCGAACGGGAAAGGCGATCAAGGAAAATGGAAGTGAATCGCTGAACGAGaatgaaaaacaataa
- the LOC131434448 gene encoding protein lethal(2)essential for life-like, which yields MSLVPMLLGGWYDDILDVPPRPSSILEKYFGSDIFPDDLLLAIDHVPKRQVLRRPRVNTVAPHDNHAAAMRTNDGFQVSVDVQQFAPEEISVKMVNDYITVEGKHEEKQDEHGYVSRHFIRKYRLPDGHDSANVVSSLSSDGVLTIKAPKLITTDPSAERTIPIVQTGKSIKGNEKS from the coding sequence ATGTCTCTAGTGCCGATGCTTTTGGGCGGGTGGTATGATGATATTTTGGATGTGCCACCTAGGCCATCCAGTATACTGGAGAAATACTTTGGCTCGGACATTTTCCCGGATGACCTTTTGTTGGCAATCGACCACGTTCCGAAACGACAGGTACTAAGAAGGCCACGGGTTAATACAGTTGCCCCGCACGATAATCATGCAGCTGCCATGCGAACCAACGATGGATTCCAGGTGAGCGTAGATGTTCAGCAGTTCGCTCCGGAGGAGATCTCAGTGAAAATGGTGAATGATTATATTACGGTGGAAGGCAAACACGAGGAAAAGCAGGACGAGCACGGTTATGTTTCGCGCCATTTCATCCGAAAGTACCGACTTCCGGATGGGCATGATTCGGCAAATGTTGTATCTTCGCTATCATCTGATGGTGTGCTTACAATTAAGGCTCCAAAATTGATAACAACCGACCCGAGTGCAGAAAGAACGATTCCTATTGTGCAGACGGGAAAGTCGATCAAGGGTAACGAAAAGTCTTAA
- the LOC131436618 gene encoding protein lethal(2)essential for life-like — translation MSLVPILLRGWCDDFVDVHPRPSTILERYFGDDIFPDNLMLAIDHAPKRRVLNRPGFSAGSIQDNRAAAMRCTKDGFQVSVDVQQFSPEEISVTMVDDYITVEGKHEERQDEHGFVSRHFIRKYRFPEGHDAAKAISSLSSDGVLTIRAPKLASTEPEAVITIPVIQTGKPIKKNVK, via the coding sequence ATGTCGCTAGTTCCGATTTTGCTTCGTGGTTGGTGTGATGATTTTGTGGACGTTCACCCCAGGCCATCCACCATACTAGAAAGATATTTTGGTGACGATATCTTCCCCGATAACCTTATGTTGGCGATAGACCACGCTCCAAAGCGTCGGGTATTGAATCGACCAGGGTTCTCCGCCGGAAGCATCCAAGACAACCGGGCTGCTGCGATGCGCTGCACTAAAGATGGGTTCCAGGTCAGCGTGGATGTTCAACAATTTTCCCCGGAAGAGATCTCAGTAACAATGGTTGACGACTACATCACCGTTGAAGGCAAACATGAGGAAAGGCAGGACGAGCATGGATTTGTTTCACGACACTTCATTCGCAAATATCGGTTCCCGGAAGGACATGATGCAGCGAAAGCGATTTCATCGCTCTCATCCGATGGAGTATTGACAATCAGAGCTCCAAAATTGGCATCCACTGAACCGGAAGCGGTAATAACCATTCCGGTAATACAAACGGGAAAGCCGATCAAGAAGAACGTCAAATAA
- the LOC131436338 gene encoding protein lethal(2)essential for life-like has translation MALIPIFFRDWWDDCLDSPLRTSHILDQHFGSGITADDLLTAFTAARVPNCSRIGYMRPWRNSNLASRNDAGSIVKVAEDRFQINLDVQQFTPDEIIVKATDKCITIEGKHEEKQDEHGFIERHFVRRYMLPADHDHNNIVSSLSSDGILTITAPKKALPPPAEEKAIPVVQTGKPLKNISEENSTEKEKTVENGK, from the coding sequence ATGGCGCTTATTCCAATCTTTTTCCGAGACTGGTGGGATGATTGCCTTGACAGTCCGCTACGAACATCTCATATCCTGGATCAGCATTTTGGTAGTGGAATAACGGCAGACGATTTACTGACTGCATTTACTGCTGCGCGCGTTCCAAATTGTTCCCGAATCGGTTACATGCGTCCATGGCGCAATTCGAATTTGGCTTCGCGTAACGATGCGGGCTCTATAGTTAAGGTAGCTGAAGACAGGTTTCAAATAAATCTAGACGTACAACAGTTTACGCCGGATGAAATCATTGTGAAGGCAACCGACAAATGCATCACCATCGAGGGTAAGCACGAGGAAAAACAGGATGAACATGGTTTCATCGAAAGGCACTTTGTTAGACGCTACATGCTACCAGCTGATCATGATCATAACAATATCGTATCTTCGTTGTCATCGGATGGAATTTTGACGATTACGGCACCTAAGAAGGCTCTTCCTCCGCCAGCAGAAGAAAAGGCTATTCCCGTTGTACAGACTGGAAAGCCACTGAAAAATATTTCGGAAGAAAATTCGACGGAAAAAGAAAAGACAGTAGAGAATGGAAAATAA
- the LOC131434447 gene encoding protein lethal(2)essential for life-like, whose product MSLIPILFRDWWDDCLDSPLRSSRILDQHFGSGITADDLLTALTAARPANRQRAGYVRPWRHSNMASRNDSGSTVNVTADKFQINLDVQQFSPEEISVKATDKSITVEGKHEEKQDEHGFIERHFVRRYMLPAGHDHNGIVSSLSSDGILTISAPKKALPPPVEEKSIPIVQTGEPMKKLADKSANKEVKNGN is encoded by the coding sequence ATGTCGCTCATTCCGATTTTGTTTCGTGATTGGTGGGACGATTGCTTGGACAGTCCACTGCGTTCCTCGCGTATTCTGGATCAGCATTTTGGTAGTGGAATAACAGCAGACGATCTTTTGACAGCCCTTACTGCTGCTAGACCGGCAAATCGTCAAAGAGCCGGCTACGTTCGCCCATGGCGTCATTCGAACATGGCCTCGCGCAACGATTCTGGATCCACGGTCAACGTTACCGCAGACAAGTTTCAAATAAACCTGGATGTTCAGCAGTTCTCACCGGAGGAAATATCTGTAAAGGCAACCGATAAATCCATCACCGTAGAAGGCAAACACGAAGAAAAGCAAGACGAACATGGTTTCATCGAAAGACATTTCGTCAGACGGTACATGTTACCAGCCGGGCACGATCATAACGGTATCGTCTCTTCACTATCCTCGGATGGAATCCTGACAATCAGTGCACCGAAGAAGGCTCTTCCACCGCCGGTCGAGGAAAAGTCCATCCCTATTGTCCAGACTGGAGAGCCAATGAAAAAGTTAGCCGATAAATCAGCGAACAAAGAAGTGAAAAATGGAAACTAA